DNA from Thiomicrorhabdus sp. Kp2:
TCCGTTAAATAACGTGCTGACAGAGCAACCGCTTCTTTTAAAGCTGGTAATGTGTATTTCACATCATGATGTTCTTCATATTTAGACTTTAAGCCTTTTAGAATCTCAAAACTCTCTTGCTGAGTCGGCTCTTTCACATCTACCTTTTGAAAACGGCGCGCCAAAGCACGATCTTTTTCAAACACACCACGGTACTCTTCATAAGTGGTTGCGCCAACGCAACGTAATTTGCCAGAAGATAAAGAAGGTTTCATTAAATTAGAAGCGTCCATTGCACCGCCTTGAACGGCTCCCGCACCAATGACGGTATGAATTTCATCAATAAACAAAATCGCATGCTGTTCTTGCTCTAACGCTTTTAATAACGCTTTAAAACGCTTTTCAAAATCACCACGATAACGTGTACCCGCTAATAAGGCACCCATATCCAAACTATAAACCACGGCATCAGCTAAACTTTCAGGTACTTTTTCATGCACGATTTGATACGCCAAACCTTCTGCCACGGCCGTTTTACCCACTCCTGGCTCACCAACCAATAACGGGTTATTTTTACGTCGACGGCTTAATACCTCCAGCGTACGATTTAACTCCCACTCACGACCAATGATTGGATCGATTTTGCCAGAGACAACCTCTTCATTAAGGTTGGTGGTAAAACTCTCTAAAGGTGATTTCTTCTGCTCACCACCAGGCTGCATTTGCTCGTCATCCGTCTCACCAGTAGCGGGCAAATAATCTTCACTCTCCGCAGCAGTTACCCCATGAGAGAGAAAACTTAAGACATCAACACGCTCAACACCGTTGCTTTCAAGCAAATACACCGCCTGAGAGTCTTGCTCAGCATATAAAGAAGCTAAAACATGTACCGCAGTGACTTCTGGGTATCCATTTGATTGAACCAAATAGATAGCTCGTTCAATCACTCGCTGAAAACTCATGGTTGGCTGTAACTCATCAGGCTTACGACTGACCATTTCAGACTCTAAAAAGCGTTCTAACCCCTCCTCAATCGCAACCACATCGGCACCACAGGCATTAACCACCTCTTGGACTGCTGGCACGCCTAATAACTCTAATAGTAGATGCTCTAGAGTAACAAACTCGTGCTCATACTCATGCGCTACACTAAACGCGTTACTTAAGGTCATTTGTAATTCTTTACTTAACATCTTAGGCGACCTCTAACTGACACATTAATGGGTGTTTATTTTGACGAGAATAACTGTTTACTTGTTGTACTTTCATTTCTGCAATCTCACGACTAAACACACCACACACACCCTTTCCTTCTTGATGCACTGCCAACATAACGGCATTTGCTTTTAGCTCATCCATACCAAAAAAACGTTGCAATACATCAACAACAAACTCCATTGGTGTGTAATCATCATTTAATAGAACCACTTGATATTTTTTTGGTGGTTTAACTTTAGGTTTAGCTGTTTCTAGTAATAAATTACCATCATCATATTCTGAAGAATAAGGCATGTGCTCTCTTTCGTTTTATGCTCTCTGAAAATACTCGGTTCTCAGCTTAGTTAATCTTTTAGAACTTTTTGTATACACTCGTTAAAGACCTTTATACGTAACATTGCAAAGGTCTTCCTAACAAAGCTCTCTTTTATATTTTACCCTAAAGCAATTAAAGCAATATCGGTTCCTTAAAAGCGCATAACAGAATCCTTTTTTACTCATTCTTTTTAGCTCAAATTTACTCAATAGAGAGTTCATATGGGAAATCGAAACAAATTCAAGGGTAATTGGGAGCTTTATACGAGTAGGTCCACATTATTAAATCTCGTAAATAAATTGCGTTAATTAGCAATCACTCTTAAATACAAATCCCCCGCTTTTGTTTCTCTATCCGCAGGCAAGCCTTTTCCAATAATTTTAATCACGTTTTCAGAAGAGTAGTTTTCTGGCAAATAAAACTCTACTTTACCACTCACAACATCTAAACGGACTTGCTCGCCTAACTTCATTAAACTTTTATTTATCAAAACCGTGCTGTAAATATCCGCACCTTTTAATTTGTAACGACTGCTATCGACCTTAATATCAAACTTCACTAAAAAATCACCCGCAACACCACCAAATAAACCCGTATAGCCTTTTCCTTTAATCCTAAAGGTTTTATTTTCAAAGGCCTTACGGGTAAATTTTATTTTTTGCCTAAGAGCGGGAATATAAAAGCTTCCCAAGTGAAGTAAACGAATGGCATAACGTAGCGTAAGAGGATAGGTAATGACTCGATCTTTGCCATTGATTGGTTTTTGTTGACGATAAGCCGTTCGTGTATTTTCAGAACTTCTGTTCTCATTTTGAGAGGTTTTATCATTATGTTCAGCATCGTTATTTTGCTTATAATCATTGCTGTTTGCTCCTCTTTGCGAAGGGCCTGAAGATGTTTTTGCATAATTCCGCAACTTGAATAAATCATATTCATAACAATAATCTTCACGGTATTTACTCAAAACCTCATAAGCCAAAGCCACTTCTTGAAAAAGTACTTTTGCATTATGTATCTTTGAAACATCTGGATGATATCGCCTCGCCATTTTTCGATAAGCTAATTTTACCGTTTGGGAACATGCGCCATAATGCACACCCAAAACGGCAAAATAATCCTTATTAAAATCGTAATTTGCTCTCAACGTCTTCTCTTTACCTTGCTAAAACCATTTCCAAAACAATTTAACTCTATTTAACACGCTTTTTAAATTAAAAAAGTAAAAAAGAAGTCACCCATTATCCATAAAATAACCAGGCCTGGTGACTTATCTTTTTGGATTAACCTTGGGTTGTATCCCTTATAACTGAAGGGATTAATGACTTTTAAGCCTATTTATTGCATAATACGCCCACCCAATTTTACAGACTTTAAAAGGATTATTCATATGAGCGTTGAGCAAGCTTTAATTGCCCGCAGTGGTAACAAATGTGAACTATGTGGTTCAGAACACGATTTATCGGTATTTGAAGTTGCACCAAGTGACGGCTCAGAAGAGCAAACCGTATTGGTTTGCGAGACATGTAAATCACAAATGGAAAACCCTGACACAATCGATGCCAATCACTGGCGTTGTTTGAATGACAGCATGTGGTCACCGACTCCAGCCGTACAAGTACTTTCTTACAGAATGTTACACGCTTTACGTGCAGAAGGTTGGCCACAAGATCTTTTAGATATGATGTACCTTGACGATGATATGAAAGCGTGGGCTGATGCGGGTCTTGCCAATGAAGATGATGACACTACCCCAACGAAAGACAGCAACGGAACCGTTCTAAATGAAGGTGATGATGTTACCTTAATTAAAGATTTGGATGTTAAAGGCGCAAACTTCACGGCAAAACGTGGAACTTTAGTTAAGAATATTCACCTAACAGACAACCCTTTACACATTGAAGGCAAAGTCAACGGTACACAAATTGTATTAGTTGCGGCTTTCTTGAAAAAGGCTTAAACCACGCTCTATTTCAGAACTTATTCTACTGAGCTTTGCAAAAAGACAAAAGCCACTTTAATTTAGTACGCCTGAATTAAAGTGGCTTTTTTGTCATTTAAACGTCCTTCTCTTCCTGGCTATTATCAGATTCAATAACCACCTCTGCGACTTCTTCACGATCTGCTTTCGCAATATAAGGCTCTTTATTTTTTGGGAATCTTTTTGCCTTAGCTTGTTTTAACTTTTTCTCAAATTTTTGTCTGATTTTCTTCTGTCGATTCATTTTTCCGTCCTAACTCATCACATGTATTATGTTTTTCATTACAATTAAGAGCGATTTTAGAGCAAAACCTCCTCAATAATGGTGGAATTGTGTAAAATTTACCGCACAAATTTTTAAATGCATTTTTAATGGAGCATAAACAATGGGAAGAGCCTTTCAAAACCGCAAAGAATCCATGGCAAAAACCTCGGATCAAAAAGCCAAGGTATATAGTAAATACAGCCGTGAGATTTATGTTTGTGCCAAGTCTGGAGGCGTCGAAACTGAAGGTAACCTAGCTTTACAAGGCTTAATTGATAGAGCAAAGAAAGACCAAGTTCCTGCACATGTTATTGAAAAAGCGATTGAAAAAGCCAAAGGTGGTGGCGGTGAAGATTTTGCCGCAGCACGCTATGAAGGTTATGGCCCAGGTAACACCATGGTGATTGTTGAGTGTTTAACCGATAACCCAAACCGTACCTTTGGTGATGTGCGTCACTGCTTTACCAAAACCAACTGCAAAATAGGAACTCAAGGCAGCGTATCTCATATGTTCGACCACTCAGCTATTTTAGTCTTTGCAGGTGAGGATGAAGAAGCCGCATTAGAAGCATTAATGATGGCGGATGTCGATGTCACCGATATTGAAGCAGAAGACGGTAAAATTACGGTATTTGCACCACATACCGAATACTTTAAAGCTAAAAATGCCCTAAAAGAAGCTTTTGAAGGTATTGAATTTGAAGTGGATGAAATTCAATTTGTGCCACAGATGACTAAAACCATTGAAGGTGAAGATTTAGAGATGTTTGAAAAATTCATTAACCTGCTTGAAGATTTAGATGACGTGCAAAAAGTCTATTACGACGCAGAGTTTTAGTTTCCATTAAACTTAATCACCTAGTCAAAACCCTAGTCTTTATTGGTTAACCCTCTGAATTAACCACTAGGGTTTTGCTTTGATAGCAACGGCCTATCTTACAAGACTCATCCACTAAACAGCCCAAAATAATCATGTATAAACTTAGTCATATTAATGGTAAAAACCTTATTCGAGAACTCGAATTAATGCTTAATGATATTCACCGTTATTCTGACATGGTCAACCAACACGTTATTACTTCATCTACTGATCTTGATGGCAAAATAACCAGTGTAAGCCAAGCTTTTTGTCGTATTTCAGGCTACTCAGAAGATGAGTTAATAGGACAAAATCACAGTTTATTTAGACACCCAGACATGCCCGACTCGTTTTTTAAAGAGATGTGGGAAACCATTCAAGCAGATAAACCATGGACAGGAGAAGTCAAAAATAGCAACAAAAATGACGAGGCCTATTGGGTAACCATGAACATTGACCCAATTAAAGATGCCAGTGGTGAAACAACAGGCTATTTAGCCATTCGCCATGACATCACTGACCACAAACGAATAGAAAGTTTAACCATAACCGATGATCTTACTGGGGCTTGGAACCGTCGCCAATATAATCGAATTTTGCCATTAGAAATTAGCCGCGCTAGACGTGACAATAGTTACTTGTGTTTTTTGATGATGGATGCCGATAATTTCAAAAAATATAACGACACCTATGGCCACCAAGCGGGTGATGAAGTGCTAAAAACCATCGTTAGTACAACCAAGTCTTGTTTTCAACGTTCTAGTGATTCTGTCTTTAGATTAGGTGGTGAAGAATTTGCCGTGCTTTACAGCGTTGATGATCCAGAACAGGCGATTTTAGTAGCAGAACGTTGTAAAACGATGTTGTATGACCAAAACATCGAAC
Protein-coding regions in this window:
- a CDS encoding YebC/PmpR family DNA-binding transcriptional regulator, which encodes MGRAFQNRKESMAKTSDQKAKVYSKYSREIYVCAKSGGVETEGNLALQGLIDRAKKDQVPAHVIEKAIEKAKGGGGEDFAAARYEGYGPGNTMVIVECLTDNPNRTFGDVRHCFTKTNCKIGTQGSVSHMFDHSAILVFAGEDEEAALEALMMADVDVTDIEAEDGKITVFAPHTEYFKAKNALKEAFEGIEFEVDEIQFVPQMTKTIEGEDLEMFEKFINLLEDLDDVQKVYYDAEF
- a CDS encoding DnaJ C-terminal domain-containing protein, coding for MRANYDFNKDYFAVLGVHYGACSQTVKLAYRKMARRYHPDVSKIHNAKVLFQEVALAYEVLSKYREDYCYEYDLFKLRNYAKTSSGPSQRGANSNDYKQNNDAEHNDKTSQNENRSSENTRTAYRQQKPINGKDRVITYPLTLRYAIRLLHLGSFYIPALRQKIKFTRKAFENKTFRIKGKGYTGLFGGVAGDFLVKFDIKVDSSRYKLKGADIYSTVLINKSLMKLGEQVRLDVVSGKVEFYLPENYSSENVIKIIGKGLPADRETKAGDLYLRVIAN
- a CDS encoding DUF2986 domain-containing protein, which codes for MNRQKKIRQKFEKKLKQAKAKRFPKNKEPYIAKADREEVAEVVIESDNSQEEKDV
- the clpS gene encoding ATP-dependent Clp protease adapter ClpS — encoded protein: MPYSSEYDDGNLLLETAKPKVKPPKKYQVVLLNDDYTPMEFVVDVLQRFFGMDELKANAVMLAVHQEGKGVCGVFSREIAEMKVQQVNSYSRQNKHPLMCQLEVA
- a CDS encoding sensor domain-containing diguanylate cyclase, yielding MYKLSHINGKNLIRELELMLNDIHRYSDMVNQHVITSSTDLDGKITSVSQAFCRISGYSEDELIGQNHSLFRHPDMPDSFFKEMWETIQADKPWTGEVKNSNKNDEAYWVTMNIDPIKDASGETTGYLAIRHDITDHKRIESLTITDDLTGAWNRRQYNRILPLEISRARRDNSYLCFLMMDADNFKKYNDTYGHQAGDEVLKTIVSTTKSCFQRSSDSVFRLGGEEFAVLYSVDDPEQAILVAERCKTMLYDQNIEHSGNPPYQRVTLSMGLMILHPDKSYIKEEIYKYADEALYTAKRNGRNTLVVHDTENDIELF
- a CDS encoding alkylphosphonate utilization protein, which encodes MSVEQALIARSGNKCELCGSEHDLSVFEVAPSDGSEEQTVLVCETCKSQMENPDTIDANHWRCLNDSMWSPTPAVQVLSYRMLHALRAEGWPQDLLDMMYLDDDMKAWADAGLANEDDDTTPTKDSNGTVLNEGDDVTLIKDLDVKGANFTAKRGTLVKNIHLTDNPLHIEGKVNGTQIVLVAAFLKKA
- the clpA gene encoding ATP-dependent Clp protease ATP-binding subunit ClpA — encoded protein: MLSKELQMTLSNAFSVAHEYEHEFVTLEHLLLELLGVPAVQEVVNACGADVVAIEEGLERFLESEMVSRKPDELQPTMSFQRVIERAIYLVQSNGYPEVTAVHVLASLYAEQDSQAVYLLESNGVERVDVLSFLSHGVTAAESEDYLPATGETDDEQMQPGGEQKKSPLESFTTNLNEEVVSGKIDPIIGREWELNRTLEVLSRRRKNNPLLVGEPGVGKTAVAEGLAYQIVHEKVPESLADAVVYSLDMGALLAGTRYRGDFEKRFKALLKALEQEQHAILFIDEIHTVIGAGAVQGGAMDASNLMKPSLSSGKLRCVGATTYEEYRGVFEKDRALARRFQKVDVKEPTQQESFEILKGLKSKYEEHHDVKYTLPALKEAVALSARYLTDRQLPDKAIDVIDEAGAKQRLAVASKRKKQIGVAEVQHVVASIARIPVSQITQKEKDKLFDLEANLKRVIFGQNAAVEKVTSAIHLARSGLNNPNKPTASFLFAGPTGVGKTELSQQLANHMGVEMLRFDMSEYMERHTVSRLIGAPPGYVGYDQGGLLTEAVAKNPHAVVLLDEIEKAHPDVFNLLLQVMDHGTLTDNNGRKADFRNIILIMTSNVGAEQMARSSMGFTLQDHTMDFDAELKKVFTPEFRNRLDAVIQFNRLSEESMESVVNKFIYALENALADKKVTVKLSDAARHWLATKGYDPLMGARPMERLIQEKVKQPLAEKLLFGDLQHGGEVFIDCKDDALTFEKVEK